In Prochlorococcus marinus CUG1415, the sequence TAATTAGTAGGTCAGTTGGATTAATTTTAGGATTACTTGTTGCGAATCTCCTTCTTGCCCCAATACTATTAATCCCATTCCCGAGAGAAGTCTTTTTTGCAAAACCTTTGGCAGCCATATTAAGCAATGGTTTCTTTGGTGTGCTTGGTTATAAGTTGGCGGATACCCATGGAAGGACATTATTAAGATTATTCAATCCAAATAATACTGATGCATATCTAGTTAATGAAGGAATACTCCCTGCGGCAAGTCCAAAAATTCTAGATACTAGTGTAATTATTGATGGCAGAATAAATGGCCTATTAAGTTGCGGCTTGCTGGAAGGACAATTAATTGTTGCTCAAAGTGTCATGGATGAACTACAAACCTTAGCTGACTCAAGCAGCAATGAAAAAAGGTCTAAGGGCAGAAGAGGTCTAAAATTGCTAAAAGAATTAAGAGAGTTATACGGAAGAAGACTTGTAATCAACCCTACACAGTATGAAGGTAAGGGGGTAGATGAAAAACTCCTGAAAATTACTGAGGATATGACAGGAACTTTAATTACCGCTGATTATAATCTTTCTCAGATTGCTGAAGTTAAAGAATTAAAAGTTATGAATTTGAGTGATCTAGTTATTGCTTTAAGGCCAGAAGTACAACCAGGAGAATCACTTAATATAAAAATTGTTAGGGAGGGTAAAGAAAAAATGCAAGGTATA encodes:
- a CDS encoding PIN/TRAM domain-containing protein; amino-acid sequence: MTDILVLILFVLSGAASGWLGVDLLPVDILKQVSNVEGFRIILAIIGFFIGLAAGFIFLQLRKTFLDQIRTMPTDLLISRSVGLILGLLVANLLLAPILLIPFPREVFFAKPLAAILSNGFFGVLGYKLADTHGRTLLRLFNPNNTDAYLVNEGILPAASPKILDTSVIIDGRINGLLSCGLLEGQLIVAQSVMDELQTLADSSSNEKRSKGRRGLKLLKELRELYGRRLVINPTQYEGKGVDEKLLKITEDMTGTLITADYNLSQIAEVKELKVMNLSDLVIALRPEVQPGESLNIKIVREGKEKMQGIGYLDDGTMVVIDEAKDFVGSRLDIVITGALQTPTGRMVFGKLINNPESNKSFKSPATQG